The Callospermophilus lateralis isolate mCalLat2 chromosome 4, mCalLat2.hap1, whole genome shotgun sequence genomic interval GGTAAGGAGTCAGAGACCACCAAGCCCTCAATCAAAAGGTcatgaagggctggggttgtggctcagtggtagagagctagcctagcacatgtgagacactgggttcgatacccagcactacattaaaaacaaacaaacaaaaaaaaaaaacttgtattaaaagaaaaaaatatatcatgcAGCAATAAATATCTAAGGAACAGGAATGAACCACAGGTGATCTGGGTCTTATTAAAACTTTGCAACACAGAATGGACACTGCTGAATCCCTCACTGAATTGTGATAAGTAGCTCCTTATCCTTCCATCTATTAGAGAGGTTGTTCCTACCTAAATAACAAAGGTCAAACCTGCTCTAGTAAAATATATCTTTTAAGCACATCATAATACAAAGTTTTAAAACCTAAAGACATGCTGGgtccagtggtgcacacctgtaatcctaggatgactcaggaagctgaggcaggaggatcacaagtccaaggccagccccagcaacttagagaagtactgagaaatttagtgagaccctatctcaaaataaaaagggctggaatgtagttcaatgatagagagtccctgggttcaatccttgggaaGGGAAGGAAAGCAAGGGAGAGCTTTGCAGGggataaaggaaggaagggactGGGTACAGATATAGTTCaatggttcaatacccagtaccacccgccaaaggaaaagaagaagaaggaaccaGAGGAGAGAGATTcaagaaagcaaaaataaatctgACAGCCAACTCTTAAATGAGAAGCCTATGGAATGGCTTtagaaacaaaaatgagaaagTACCTTGAGTTCTATATCCAGGGGAAAAGTTTTCAagaattaagaggaaaaaaaaaaaaagatgtttcaaGACAAAAAAGTTGTCCTGCTTAAGGAAAATAATCTTAAATCATCAGGAGGAGAAAAGGATCACAAACAAGGGTAATTATGTGGATTTAGAAAGAGTATTACCTGTTTAAAACAGCAATAATAACTGTATAATGTGGAAGTAGAATATATGACAACAATAGCAAAAAAGATGAGAAGGATAAGTGGAGTTGTTGTAAAGGTCTTTTATAGTTCATAAAGTGGTAAAAATAGCAATTTGTATTAAACTGTATTGAGCCAAGCATGCTATATCCTGTTTAAGGTGCtaatatacatacacataaataaatacatatgtattAGATACATGCCTGTGTAAAAATTTATCCTCTTGCACATAAGATACTATGTCTTAATCTATACTAAAAGTCAATGACTAATGATTACTAAGCATGTGAAATATGTTTAATATtgttagtcattagggaaatgcaaactaaaatcaCAGTAGACACCCCCACTTCTCACTAGGATGACTACAATCAAAAGATGGTAGAAGTGTGGTAAAGATGTGGAAAAATTGAAACCTTCATATATCACTGATGGGAATGGAAATGCTATAGTCatatggaaaacagtttggcagtttctcaaaatttaaacacTCCTAGGCatctacccaagagaaatgaaaaccaatgtctacaaaaacacttTATTGAAAATGTTCATATCAGTCTTATTTGTAAAAGTCCTAATCTGGAAACAATCCAAAAGCCCACTACTGGACAGTGAATAAACAAAAATATGGTATATCCATGCATTGAAATACTATTtatcaataaaaacaaacaacaatacaaGCTATAATATGAATAAACCTTAAaaacattatactaagtgaaagaagtgaGACAAACATAACATTTTTGTAACAAGCAAATGTATAAAAGCAGAAAGCAGAAGATTGCTCCCGGGGCTGGAAATGGTAGCAGGAACTGGCTGAAGAAAGGCACAATGGGATGTCTTCAGGTGATAGAAATGTTCTAAAACTAGATTATGGTGATGGTTGCATAAGTTTACTAAAAATCATTGAACCATATACTTCAAATGGGtaaaatttattatatatatatatatatatatatatatatatatatatatatatatatatatatataaattacaccccatcaaagctattttttttaaaaaagccaatGACTTGTTAGAACATGACATTTGAAATAGTCAAGGACTGAATATTCTAAAAGACAATGTGAATCTCCcagaatttcatgatatttagtgGACAAAAATCTAGCTATAGATGGCAGACCTCGCTTTCATACAATAGGAAAGTAATTCTTTtgtaaataattttgaaaataactttttatcTACTTTTTTGTAGGTATTTTCAGTTAAGGtaaatttgttttatatttgttgCTAGTGGCGCTATTAATAATTACCCAGAGGTAGATTGTCTTTAAATGTAAAGCATATATTCAATTACACCAATCATCAAATAGAAACAATGCAAAAAGTGTTGGGTTTGCTGGAGCACCCCAACTAGCATTCAGTGCACACTAAACACTATAAGCAAACCACACAATCCTAGGGCAACCAGGAGCCCCAAAATACCTCCCATGCCACATGACTTCTCTTAGTAAAAGAGCAGATGTTGTCCTTGTCTGGTGGTTCTCCAGCTGATGGCTGGACATCAGGGAATGGTAGAGTCGGTCTACAGATGGACAGCAAGGTGGCCAGTCTGACTGATGGCCTTGGAGCAAACCTCTTCATTGTGGCAGGATAGCAATTTAAATACAGTTCCAAGTTGGTGGTGTATGTTGGTTATTGGTTACACCCAGTGAAAGTCAATGTCCATTGGTTATGTCCAGTGAGGTGATGTAATTGCATTTGGGCGTGTTCTTTGAGCGTGTCCATGGATCTATGCTCCCTATCAATTGTAACCATTCATTGATAAGTATGCCTATGGCTAGCGCCCCTATGGCTCTTTATCAGTGGCAAGCAGACATGACTAAGCAGTTCAGTGGCTGCTGTTCCTTATGGCCAGCAATTTAATGAGTCCTAGCATGTCTATGGCAGATGCTTCTTACAATATTAGTACTATGTTGATCTTAGGTTAAACcaatgatagtttttttttttccttaagtttgGTAATGACTTAAAATTGCAAATTCTAATGTAAATACACATAAATATAaaggtaatatatttattttgtcttCTAATTTTGTTCCTGCGCTTTGTAGTTTGACTGTATTTAGAAATACATTTACAAACAATATGAAATTTTCAGATGTACTTTTCAAATAATCCTAAAATTTTAATTAAGCTAAAATGTATTTATACATACCTTAAATTTGGATTACtggataaataaaaagaagagcttgggctgggattgtagctcagtggtagagtgcttgcctggcatgtgtgaagcactaggtttgatccttagcaccacataaaaataaataaagatattgtgttcatctacaacaacaatttttttaaagtttattctgTATCTAGTAGGattaactgaaattttaaaagagTAAAAATTAAAGACGTGATCTTcattgaaaacattaacaatcacACTAGGAATTTGTATAAGCAATGCTCTAGATAGCAATCCAGCTCTTGTACAGACACAGAAGAATTCTGTCTATTCAGTAATATTTAGGCCTATCTTATTCccatatttgtttgtttgggggtttTGGGTCCCAAAGATCTTAAGAATGGAGTAATTATAATTCTAGAATCTGAGACTGCTGAGTATGAGACCAAAACCAAATCTATTCTCAAAATTCAAAAATAGAAGCCAGTGAAAAAATTCCATCCAAATTTTAAATAATCTTAATGAGGACAAGATTTAAGCAAAAGAATCTATTTCTCAAGTCTTTCTCCTACACGAGGCCCTCAACATCCCAAGCTAAAAATTCTGGATTCATCTTCAGGGTCTAATGTAAGCTATTGTTTTCCACTGCCATTGCTGCTATCTACCCTAAGTATCTTCTCACCATTACAGCCTTTCCAAACACTTAAACCTATGGGTCTCCAAGATGTTCCTATTATGTCAgcaaataagaaaaatacactgAAAGCATGCATGCCGATTTATGAAAGAGAAGCAACGGAGAAGATAGACATAAAAGgacacaggttaaaaaaaaaagtaacagtgATAAGCAGTAAGGTCAAGAATGGATCAGGAGGTAAACTGCACAAAATAACAAATATATGGAGAGAGACTAGATTTATGAACTTTGTGGCTCAGGCCATTTATATTTAACAGAATATATATAATGCCATTTATTTAACAGTGTTTTATATGATTTTAAGTATTGTAGAACTATCAATCTTCAAAATAGCACCAATGAGATATGTATACTATTATCTTTGTGGTATAGAAGTAACTAAAGCAAAGAGCAAGTAATTGCCTAAGCTCACAGTGTTAGTGTTCAACCAGGAAAACAAAAATCACttcagatatttcagaaagaaaTATTACTGAGAGAATCATTACAAAAGTATTAGGGTTGGAGGAGCAAAAAGGGAAGGTGCTTTAATCCAGAGGTAACTTTAATTATTGATATTTGTGTTGATACTAATATGGAACAAGAAAAGCTACCATCCTATCATTAAAAGGACAAAAGgcaaataatattataaaaaacCCACAACTGTGATGCTTCTGAGGCTTTTGGAATATAACTATGGCATTATTGGAACTATCTCTGCTAGGTGTATTTCAGGAAGTCAGCAACCAGCCTTTATCTTGCCCCTACCATTCCTGGATCCAGAGTAGAAGAGAACAATACTCCCAAGGCTGCTGAAGTCAGAagggaaaaaatgttttctgtctGCCTCTTGCCTTTTAATCTTCCATTAGCAGAACTGAAATCAGTAGCAAGTGAGTCTGGCAAATGCTTTTTAGGATGCCAGTACCCTGTGGTACACAAGAGAGagtaaaagaatgaaaatggAACTGAGAAACAACTAGCACAAATAACTGTCAAGTGACAGAGTTTAAATTTCAAGCAGTTGGCTCCTGAGTCCATGCTCTTAACTACAATAGTATGTTATGACACTATGACATGCTATAACAACAGGAtttcatacatttttaaatttatagctGTTGACTAAGGCAGGTTGGCAACAAAGAAATTCTAAGGATTGAGTTCATTCTACAAATGTTAAGTGTCTACTTTGTGCCAGACATTGTTACAATGGATATAGGATGATgcacaaacaaaaagaaacaaaagttaaAGTGCTCCTTTTTTCTTATTCTAGATTGAACAAAATTCCCTGGGAAGGATTCTAGGTAGCCAACCTTGAATCATGTGACCACCTGTTGAACTAGCACTTTAGCTAAGGGGCAAGTAGTGGGGGAAATAACCAAATGGAAAGGACCACTAGAAATCCGAGACAAGGATTTTAGTGCAGATAGTTTATCTAAGGGATGCAGGAAATATCAGTGGAaggtgaagaagaaagaaaaagaagggaatgCAGTCATTAAAGGGTGCAGTATCAAGCAGCTACAACTGCTAAAGCCTGGAGCATAATCTCAGGGGAAAACTCTGGGAAATAGTGTAAAACTCAGATTTAGCTaggatgtgtgtgggtgtgtgttagaATGAATTCTTTAGTGGGTGAAAGCTGCTAGGGTCGGAAGTTAATTCTAAGGCATTTTCAACTTGCGTTGACCACATGGACACAGGGGCCTTCCACAATTTAGGAGAAAGCCCTCAAGCAAAGAAATGAACATTGAAATAATAAAGGTCAGAGAGGCAGGGGCAGAGATCAGTCGTGTCTGCCACTCTTGAGTTTTTCCATTGGGTAAATATTTCCTGTACCTAATGAACAAAGTTGTTAAGAATTTCAAAAGAAATAATACCTGTGAAGGAGCTTTATAAAGCAGAAAGTATAATATCAAAAATTATTGTTTAGAAGTTTCTTGAAAGGCAGGAATGTATATCATCATTATATATTTCATAGGGTCTAGTGCAGTGCTATGCATGTGTCAAAGtcacaaatatttaaatatttactggatgaatttttaataccTGAACATATTTTGTAGGTTAAcaggtaaaaatatttttacctaTAATTAAAAATAGTAACTCATTTCctaatttctaaaataatttttcatctcCTTGAGCAATTTAAAGTAGCATGGACCTGTCTATTCCTTTGTCAAACATTCTTAAAATCTACATCATTGTAGAAAACTCTTATCTATCCAATAACCATTCTcttcttccttaaaaaaaaaaaaaatactctagctgggcatgatggcccACACCTCTGATAGTGGGGAGCTATGTTCAATCTCTTTTTGAAGATAATAACATTCTATCTCAATAGATAGCCAGAAGTAATTTTGCACCCAGTGCAAGCTCCAGCATTACCTGGGAACTACATCTACTTTTCTGTACACTTCACACTTTGATGATAATTAAATCATGGTAGAAATCATATCCTATACAAAATGTCAGATAATGGATAGCTTCAGAATGCTtatcttttaaaatgtatatagtaCTAGTTGAATCAAGCAACATCTGTCAAGTCACTTGGATCTAGGGTTGGAATTCAATATGCATGAAGGGTGATAACCTTAGTTATCACTCTGGGGTAAGACTCCAAGAAGTACAGCCCAAAATGGGAATATAGACTAGAATATCATCTGGTTGGCTGAAAAATTCATAAGAACTATTGGTACCCGTTAgcactttaaaaaaggaaatgaagCCTCTCTCTACAGGAACATAACACCCAattctttaaattatttctattatttctcAGATAAAATGCATACCAATAATCAAAGATAAAGGATGCAAAAAAAGTCAAGCATGAGTCAGACCAGCAGAAAtgacagacaaaagaaagaataaacataATTTTGAAAACCACTATTTTGCTGTGTTCACGGAAGAAAATCAAAAATTTTACCAGAGAACTGGGAACTATAAAAGGTGACTTAAGGTTTGAAAAAGAACAACGTAAGAATTATAAAATCATATCTAAAGAAAGAATGCGTGCAGGTTAGAAGAATCCAAAATAAGAGGAGatacacatttaaaaattaaaattactgaAGATAGGGCAGAAGATACAAGGATACAGGGGAGACCTGATGTGTATTGAATTGGAGCCCCAGAAATGGAACAGTTTAGATAATGGCAGAAATGATATGTAAAAACATAATGGTGTAGAATTTCTGaaaattgatttaaaatattaattataatttaaGAAGCTCAGTAAAGTACaagcaagattttttttaatgcatttttttcATTGAACTGAAATGCACACAGGAAATGGAAAGCTTTGGCTTTCAGTGTAGATAGCATTTTCAATAAATTTgttaagtataaaaaaaaaaacctgaaaaatcTACTGCCTGAAATGTACGTATTTTTGTTTAAACAGTGATACTGGTTAACAGTATGTGCTGATAATGACGCACAATAACTAGCAAAGGTGCAGGCTTTCACATTAGCCACTCCCATCCTGCCCCTCCCTCCATAAGCACAAGCACACTTGCACGCAGGCATACACACGCCCGCACGCACGTACGGGCGTGTGGACGACTCAGGAAATCGGATTTCTCTCCCGTTACGCTCCGTGGAACTGACGCTGGGAAGTTTCCAAGGAGCTATCGGGCTGACTTGGTTTTGGGGGGGCGGGTCTACGTTCCCCTTTAAGCGATGTTAACTGCGTCCTTCTCCAGATCCTTTTGAGGAGAGATTGAAAAGGTCGGAAGTGGAGACGAAAAATAGCCCTGCAATTGCGAACTAGTCAGTAGATGTTTGTGAGGACCTGGCATGGTCGACAAGACTGGAGGGCGTTTCCCCCCCCACTCCCCGCCGCGCTGTATTTATTTGGTGCTTCAGTGTTTGGTCAAGTTGAGGCGGAGCGCTTGGTCCCCCGAGTTCCTGACTCAGGTTTCCACAAAAGCGTGGTCGTACGAAACACCCCGAAACTTTTCCACACGCTCACttgtcacacacatacacacacacacacacacaatttgtgCTTCTCAGGAATGGGCCGACTGACTGAACACCAACTCTGCAAAAGAACAATAGCTGAACATATCCCACCTTCCCGGGAGAAACAGGAGGCAAGACACCCTAAAACCGCACTCCCCTTTGCCGGgtgcttaaaaacaaaaaaaggccgGCCAGTCGCCGCACGCTGCATGCCGGGATGAGTAGTTTCTCCAAGCCGCCAGGCGCCGGGTTCAGAACGCAGGTCAGGTGGACTCCCCCCACGGAGGACTACCGTTCCCGTGGGGCCTCGCGGCAGAGTGGAGGAGGCGGGGTGGGAGGAGATGCGTCGTGCTTGCGCAAGTTCAGGGGCTGGAGGGAGGCGGGGGCGCCGCGGTCCAACTGCTGAAGTCTCCATGTGACAGTGAGCGGGGTTCCCTCTCCAGGCGCCCCACGACTCTCGGTCCCAGCCACAAGCGCTGTCCACTGTTCATCGCCGACGGAGACAAGCAGGCCGGGGAAACTTGGTGTTTGGCCGACGACCGCCGAACTTGGGGTGCAGAGTGCATTGCCGCCGCCGGGTAGGGCGCCTGAGGGACCTGGCCGGGAGAGGCGGAGCGGGGATTTCTGTCAGCGCCAGCGCCCCTGAGCACCTAGACATGAACGGCTTCACGCCTGAGGAGATGAGCCGCGGCGGGGACGCGGCTGCCGCCGTGGCTGCGGTGGTTGCGGCTGCAGCGGCCGCCGCCTCCGCCGGGAACGGGAACGCTGCAGGCGCCGGGGCTGAGGTACCCGGCGCCGGGGCGGTCTCAGCGGCTGGGCCCCCGGGGGCGGCCGGGCCAGGCCCCGGGCAGCTGTGCTGTTTACGGGAGGACGGTGAGCGGTGCGGCCGAGCGGCTGGCAACGCCAGCTTCAGCAAGAGGATTCAGAAGAGCATCTCCCAGAAGAAGGTGAAGATCGAGCTGGATAAGAGTGTAAGTGACCTCGGCCCGCCCCGCGGAGTCCCAGCAGCTGTGCAGAGACTTGGGTTGTTGGCGGGGTTCACAGCTCCTGCAGACTGGCTGCAGTGTGGACTCGTGCGTTCTCCGTTAGGGAGTAAACAACAAAGTCGCTGCAACTCGGACCGCCAACCACTACGTATGCACACGTATGCCGTGGTTCCAGTCCTGCTAGTCCCCCACCCCGACTCCCGCTGCCCGCCTCTCCCGCGCACTGCcttccctcttcctccttttGCTGTGATCTGGAAACGAAACAAAGGGGACCGCCGCACCGAGGGCCCAGAGTAGTTTTCCTGTAGCCCGGCAGTCTTCTGGAATGGAGGCGCCTTTGTTTTGCTGCCCGAGCTGGCGATTGGCCCCAGGGAGTTGTAGCTCCCCTCGTCTGAGGAAAGTGGAGTCCTGCAGGACCCTGCACCGCAGTCGAGGAAGATCTGTTCTTTTCGATGTTGGGTCTTTTCTGAACGCAGAGTGAGAGAGGAGCCAGCTTGTAAACGATGTTTGCGATGTCAGCTCTTAGGGCAGCTGCTCCCAACGTGGAGAGCACGTAAGCCTCTGCGGTTTTGCAGTCGGTTTGGCAGCCATCGGGATTTCTTTTTTCGTCCTTTTGCATGTCAGTTCTTTTGACcatctatgaatttttttaaatttctttttttagaaagAACCATTGCTACCTTTCAGAGCTCTGACTTGTGTGAATAAATAACAAGATACAGAACATAGCACATGTCCTGTATGTTTTTAAATTTGAACTTAGCTTAGAAGTAAATTTAAATGCCTGTTAAATCAATCCttaactgtattttttttaaaggagttaACTTTCGGTAGTTGGAACCCAATATTTCATTGTCACTATTCAACTCTCCAGAGTGTAAAGTTCTAGAAAAGTGTGTCACACCTTCTGTCTATTGTAACAGTTCTTCAGTGGTGTTCATGAGAaacatttcaaatgaacctgaattTAAAATAATTGCTTTAAACGGAAAAATGTATTcagataaatatatacatttaatagAAAGAAAAATTAGTAACTGAAGTTTAAAAATAGATTGTAAATCATACATTACTAAAATATGCTGTTCTTTAACTACAGAAAATACTGTAGCCAAATTGTGAGCAATATCATCTTTCCTATTTTGAGGAAGAATCTAGCATGAACTAATTCAGGTCATTCTCACTGTTTCTCCTCAAAACCCAAAGGATTGGAATTTATTATTCTCTATCTCTGCCTCCCTACCTTCCTCAATTGGTACCACCCCCTGCCTCCAACTGGCACCCCACCTGTCCAACCAATACCCTTTCCTCTTAACAGTATTGCCAGGCATCTTATGTTTTAACAAGATAAAGAATTTAAGAGTAGGAagagtgctggggttgtggctcagtggcagagcactcacctagcacgtgggaggtcctgggttccatcctcagcaccacatgaaaataaataaataaaataaagatattgtgtccaactacaactaaaaaatttaaaaaaattaaaaagagtagAAAGAAACATGCCATTGTATTAAAAATGGCTTGTTTTTGACTTTTATTTGTAATAATTCATTGTGGCCTATGCATTTTATTAAAGTATAGATGCATTTTTACTGTAATCATAAGCAGTCTGTGAAACTTTTCTATTTCAGGCAAGGCATCTTTACATTTGTGATTATCATAAAAACTTAATTCAAAGTGTCCGaaacagaagaaagagaaaagggagTGATGATGATGGAGGTGATTCACCTGTTCAAGACATTGATACTCCAgaggtagaagaaaacttttgtaTGTTAAATATAAACCATAAGTATTATATTCCAAAGCTTTTCTAGAAAGAGATaaacaattttttaatgtttaaagcaaAGATTAATATAGCCAGTTAACACTCTCCATGTACACAATTTGAATGTTTACATCTGAATTGACAGTTTTTATAGCTCTGCAACAATCAAAttgaatttttattgttgttatgcATATCAAtgataaattttcaaaaaaatttctgaACTAATTaatgtatgttacttttttctaGGTTGACTTATACCAATTACAAGTAAATACACTTAGGCGATACAAAAGACACTTCAAGCTACCAACCAGACCAGGACTTAATAAAGCTCAACTTGTTGAGGTATATATGAGTTTTGAACTATATAAACTTCAAATGAGCCTGTATACACAAACAAGAGGTGATGAAACAAATACTGCTAACAAAATTATTAATGTAGTATATGTAACTATACATTTTGGTTAGAAAGATCAAAGTTATTAAGAAATCTATTGTAGAAAAATCTAGATGCCTAGAAACATTTGCTACTTAGGAAATTTCTATATGTAATGACTACTTAGTGGATTATATTCAGATTGTGTACAACATCTTCACATAAAGGCTTTCACAATATCGAATGAAAAATTTTTTTCCTCAttctagaaatattagttttaaaattccatttaatCAGTTAATGTTTATTGAATACCTAATTGAGGCATAGTAAACAAAtataccattatttttttttagaatttagttTTTGAAGTTTCTGATGGAAGAGTCTACAAATGAGTCTTTAAGAGATGTTTCCATAACTTGCTGATTTAACTATTCAGAATTTGTCCTTGTTTATCTGACTATTAACATCTATGTTTTCTTCACATCAAGAAAGGCAAAAACTTATCCAAGCTTTTACTTATAGTATGCTTTTATATAGGATTTCTGGTCCTCTCATTAGTTTTGAAAAGTTCACTGATTATATGAACCAGAACCAAAAAATCTGAATATTTTTAAGATACATATAGATTTATATATTTACACTTTAatcatttaaaatacattttttcacttACTAGACAGAATAGACATAAATGAATCAGTTTTCTCATATTCTGTAGCTTGAATTCAGTAgttatttcaaaattttctaaAATGTGCATATTAGCTGGATGTGATGGCTCACTCCTATAATCCCCGctacttgggaagttgaggcaggaggattgtaaattctaggccagcctggacaacttaatgaagtggaccttgtctcaaaataaaaaagggctggggatgtggcttaatggcggcatccctgagttcaatccccagtaccagaaaaataaataaaataaaatattcatattagttaagataaaaataaatagaactttTTCAGTTCTTTGACAAAATTTTTTTGAATGCTGTTAAAATACAAGATATTTGCTATTTAGCCacaatttcttttctatttcttgcctacataacaaaaataaaacttttttctttatatttgatttttaaagatcTAGTCCATTTTTGATTGTGCAATAACATAGATATTGCCTACCATGTAGATCAGATACAAACTGAGTAAAGTCACCTTTGTTCTGCAACATGTATATGcaatgtgtatttatttatttatttatttaatttttaagggagagagaggatttttttaatatttattttttaattttcggcggacataacatctttatttgtatgtggtgctgaggattgaacccaggccgcacgcatgccaggcgagcgcgctaccgcttgagccacatccccagccctgcaatgtgtatttaaatgcatatatattttaatgcAAAATTTAAAACTGAAAATTTTGATAATCCAAACTTAtaaaaacagttatattattctagagctatttttttttaataaataagaaaTCTAGATTCCAGGTATGCTTAtcatcctccttctcctccttccatTCGCTCTGTTCTACTATTGCTAATTGTAGTCCACACATTAGATTAGCACCACAAAAAGACAAGGAAGCAAATATACAGTCTTCAATGAACATTCCCCTTTCTCCTTTCATTTTCTGTTCATAAGTTGTGCTCAGAAAAAACTTCAAGGaaccaggctggggttgtggctcagcagtagagcgctcacctagctcatgtgaggccctaggttccatcctcagtatcacataaaaataattaataaaataaaggtattgtgtccaactacaactaaaaaataaatacttaaaaaaaaacttcaaggAATCTTTATAAAGAATAAttctaataaatgaataaatataagtGGCAGCAAAGATATTTGTAAACTATTTCATGGTTTCGCTAATATAAAAAATTCGAgaacttcattttattctttttctaagtTGTAAACTATTCCTAGTGTGATACATGTTTTTGACTCTTCAGTTTTTATCTAATGcatatttaaagtttaaaagtagaaatatttacTTCCTGATCTAGACCCAgttgtaaaattttaaatataagaaaatatactGCCGCTAATCAATGTATATTTAATTAAATAGGGTCAAAAGGATCCTTTAAAATCAGACTGTCTTTTGTTCATAACATcttatttttgtgtgtttttttgtccTGTTGCTGTTTTGTTAAATATAGTTTAATCTTTAAAAGAAATAACTCTTATCATCACATAGCACTTTTGAACATTTGATGAAACAGTACCTTTTACCTATTTTATGAAGCCTGTTATATCTAAAATTTAATTTCctcgatttttttttctttatagataGTTGGT includes:
- the Sap30 gene encoding histone deacetylase complex subunit SAP30; the protein is MNGFTPEEMSRGGDAAAAVAAVVAAAAAAASAGNGNAAGAGAEVPGAGAVSAAGPPGAAGPGPGQLCCLREDGERCGRAAGNASFSKRIQKSISQKKVKIELDKSARHLYICDYHKNLIQSVRNRRKRKGSDDDGGDSPVQDIDTPEVDLYQLQVNTLRRYKRHFKLPTRPGLNKAQLVEIVGCHFRSIPVNEKDTLTYFIYSVKNDKNKSDLKVDSGVH